A portion of the Hydractinia symbiolongicarpus strain clone_291-10 chromosome 10, HSymV2.1, whole genome shotgun sequence genome contains these proteins:
- the LOC130612800 gene encoding tigger transposable element-derived protein 4-like, whose product MRELNRKFGAVKIKIVLIIDNCPANHPHVKNLDWVEIIFLPPNTTSVMQPIDQGIIRSLKAKYSSVAVKKLIHALEKKMLLPTFSILNAMFMLKKAWDAVPNASFTNCFRKADISVEAAESAVNNDDNPFVCLETDDEEMYETLNTDLNYLQANFGERIGIGLTPDDYIDFD is encoded by the coding sequence ATGAGAGAACTAAATAGAAAGTTTGGTGCAGTTAAGATAAAAATTGTCTTAATCATCGATAACTGTCCAGCAAATCATCCACACGTGAAAAATCTTGATTGGGTTGAAATAATATTTCTTCCACCGAACACGACTTCTGTCATGCAGCCCATTGATCAAGGCATTATTCGATCTTTAAAGGCTAAATATAGTTCTGTCGCAGTCAAAAAGCTAATACATGCCTTGGAAAAGAAAATGCTGTTACCAACCTTCTCTATTCTTAACGCCATGTTTATGCTGAAAAAAGCGTGGGATGCTGTTCCCAATGCTTCATTCACCAACTGTTTTCGAAAGGCTGATATCTCTGTCGAAGCAGCAGAAAGTGCTGTCAATAATGACGACAACCCTTTTGTATGTCTTGAAACCGATGACGAGGAAATGTATGAAACGCTGAATACTGATCTTAATTACCTTCAGGCGAACTTTGGTGAGCGGATCGGAATTGGTCTCACACCTGACGACTACATCGATTTTGATTAG
- the LOC130612173 gene encoding S-antigen protein-like, whose product MNWIMLLLCFLSSAHAFKINRHLSDVLLDDGDMNEGILDSKDDDTKGNYGDNYRDNDGEDEDEADNENDDNGDDGDNDDGDYGDNDDGDDGDNDDGDDGDYGDNDDGDDGEIDGSDDSKNDVSDGGERGIKKKDAVKNTKRGLMFASGATRRVHTECCPVIIATKKTKMQLNCHFVCERQRNPPHCGLKVKRICEHTTIRIIQKSVCKPRRVYKTIQFLLPSTIQ is encoded by the coding sequence ATGAATTGGATTAtgttattattatgttttttatcaTCTGCACACGCTTTCAAAATTAATAGGCATTTGAGCGATGTGTTGTTAGATGACGGAGATATGAATGAAGGAATATTAGACAGTAAGGACGACGATACAAAAGGTAATTATGGGGATAATTACAGAGATAATGATGGTGAGGACGAGGACGAGGCTGACAATGAAAATGATGACAACGGCGATGATGGAGATAATGATGATGGTGACTATGGAGATAATGATGACGGTGATGATGGAGATaatgatgatggtgatgatggTGACTATGGAGATaatgatgatggtgatgatggAGAAATTGATGGCAGCGACGATAGCAAAAATGATGTCAGTGATGGTGGAGAaagaggaattaaaaaaaaggatgctgtaaagaacacaaaaaGAGGTCTAATGTTCGCCTCTGGTGCTACAAGAAGAGTTCATACAGAGTGTTGTCCTGTTATTATAgcaacaaagaaaacaaagatgCAGCTGAACTGTCATTTTGTGTGTGAGCGGCAAAGAAACCCACCTCACTGTGGATTGAAAGTGAAACGCATCTGTGAGCATACCACGATAAGAATAATACAAAAGTCTGTGTGTAAACCACGACGAGTGTACAAGACAATACAATTTTTACTTCCTTCAACGATACAGTAA